A stretch of the Thermus thermophilus genome encodes the following:
- a CDS encoding tyrosine-type recombinase/integrase — protein MYNAPMPEAPAAHVIWKTIGLKRPEKALWPLAPYAEYLLLERGYSPRGVRRYLQDLAFWFRFLEAEGLPPSPEAVRALLLRERWAPRRVQGFLAALRSYYRYLREVRGEAASDPTEGIGRPKAGRRLPLHPNPEELKRFLQAFREEKEAALLEALARFLYGTGLRISEALSLKGRNVVLEGGHPVAVRVVGKGNKERLVPLSKTAREVLEALGRPQGNVNIFTFSQGRRKGHVPSARWVEAKFREAALRAGLDPRRFTPHKLRHAYATLLVERGVELDAVKDLLGHESIATTQIYLHASRERLKEAASRLPEL, from the coding sequence ATGTATAATGCCCCCATGCCGGAAGCCCCCGCGGCCCACGTGATCTGGAAAACCATCGGCCTTAAACGGCCCGAGAAGGCCCTTTGGCCCCTCGCCCCCTACGCCGAGTACCTCCTCCTGGAGCGGGGGTACTCCCCTAGGGGGGTGCGCCGCTACCTCCAGGACCTCGCCTTCTGGTTCCGCTTCCTCGAGGCGGAGGGCCTCCCCCCAAGCCCCGAGGCGGTGCGGGCCCTTCTCCTTAGGGAGCGCTGGGCCCCAAGGCGCGTCCAGGGGTTCTTGGCCGCCCTGAGGAGCTACTACCGCTACCTGCGGGAGGTGAGGGGCGAGGCGGCCTCGGACCCCACGGAGGGGATCGGCCGGCCCAAGGCGGGCCGGAGGCTTCCCCTGCACCCGAACCCCGAGGAGCTTAAACGCTTCCTTCAGGCCTTCCGCGAGGAGAAGGAGGCGGCCCTCCTCGAGGCCCTGGCCCGCTTCCTCTACGGCACGGGGCTAAGGATCTCCGAGGCCCTCTCCCTGAAGGGGCGGAACGTGGTCCTGGAAGGGGGCCACCCCGTGGCGGTGCGGGTGGTGGGCAAGGGGAACAAGGAAAGGCTTGTGCCGCTCTCCAAGACGGCCCGGGAGGTCCTGGAGGCCCTGGGGCGGCCGCAGGGAAATGTGAACATATTCACTTTTTCGCAGGGGCGGCGCAAAGGCCACGTCCCCTCGGCCCGCTGGGTGGAGGCCAAGTTCCGGGAGGCCGCCCTTAGGGCGGGCCTGGACCCCAGGCGCTTCACCCCCCACAAGCTCCGCCACGCCTACGCCACCCTCCTCGTGGAGCGGGGCGTGGAGCTGGACGCGGTGAAGGACCTCCTGGGGCACGAGTCCATCGCCACCACCCAGATCTACCTCCACGCCTCTCGGGAGCGCCTTAAGGAGGCGGCCTCGAGGCTCCCCGAGCTCTGA
- a CDS encoding TetR/AcrR family transcriptional regulator — protein sequence MDRRSQILTIAGHLFSQRGYHATSMRELARHLNLQGGSLYAHIQSKEELLLEVVRQAAERFQKVLEELPSGDPVTRMKALVQGHLRVIAEELPRATVFFHEWKHLSPPLLEEAKALRRRYEEGVQAVVEEGVRAGVFRVGNVRLATLFVLSALNWTYQWYRPDGPLSLEALAEAYAELVLKALGVAPSPEGERREEGGEDGEA from the coding sequence ATGGACCGCCGGAGCCAGATCCTCACCATCGCCGGGCACCTCTTCAGCCAGAGGGGCTACCACGCCACCAGCATGCGGGAGCTCGCCCGCCACCTGAACCTCCAGGGCGGGAGCCTCTACGCCCACATCCAGTCCAAGGAGGAGCTCCTCCTGGAGGTGGTGCGCCAGGCGGCGGAGAGGTTCCAGAAGGTCTTGGAGGAGCTTCCTTCGGGAGACCCCGTGACCCGGATGAAGGCCCTCGTCCAGGGCCACCTCCGGGTGATCGCCGAGGAGCTTCCCCGGGCCACGGTCTTCTTCCACGAGTGGAAGCACCTCTCCCCTCCCCTCCTCGAGGAGGCCAAGGCCCTGAGGCGCCGCTACGAGGAGGGGGTGCAGGCCGTGGTGGAGGAGGGGGTAAGGGCGGGGGTCTTCCGGGTGGGGAACGTGCGCCTCGCGACCCTCTTCGTCCTCTCCGCCCTCAACTGGACCTACCAGTGGTACCGGCCCGACGGTCCCCTTTCCCTAGAGGCGCTCGCGGAGGCCTACGCCGAGCTGGTCCTCAAGGCCCTTGGCGTGGCCCCTTCCCCGGAAGGGGAACGCCGCGAGGAAGGAGGCGAGGATGGTGAAGCTTAG
- the paaA gene encoding 1,2-phenylacetyl-CoA epoxidase subunit PaaA: MVKLRIGYPEDPDYQERLEEFEARIARGEKIEPGDWMPAEYRRQLIRMISQHAHSEWVGMLPEGAWIPRAPSLRRKLILLAKVQDEAGHGQYLYHAAETLGITREEMVEALLSGKAKYSNIFNYPTLTWADVAIIGWLVDGMAIKNQTMLAQCSYGPYSRAMVRICAEETFHHKQGKEAVLLYAKGSRKQRQMVQDALNRWWWPTLMMAGPHDTDSPHTPLLLRWGIKTKTNDQIRQEFLNEHVPELLEAGLSIPDPDLRYDEKTGNWIHGPIPWDEFWKVIGGEGPMNRHRLEARRKAHEEGRWVREAMEAYAKRRLAQAAD; this comes from the coding sequence ATGGTGAAGCTTAGGATCGGCTACCCCGAGGACCCCGACTACCAGGAGAGGTTGGAGGAGTTTGAGGCCCGGATCGCCCGGGGGGAGAAGATTGAGCCCGGGGACTGGATGCCCGCGGAGTACCGGCGTCAGCTCATCCGCATGATCTCCCAGCACGCCCACAGCGAATGGGTGGGCATGCTCCCCGAGGGCGCCTGGATCCCCCGGGCCCCCTCCTTGAGGCGAAAGCTCATCCTCCTGGCCAAGGTCCAGGACGAGGCGGGGCACGGCCAGTACCTCTACCACGCCGCCGAGACCTTAGGGATCACCCGGGAGGAGATGGTGGAGGCCCTCCTTTCGGGGAAGGCCAAGTACTCCAACATCTTCAACTACCCCACCCTCACCTGGGCGGACGTGGCCATCATCGGCTGGCTGGTGGACGGCATGGCCATCAAGAACCAGACCATGCTGGCCCAGTGCTCCTACGGCCCCTACTCCCGGGCCATGGTGCGCATCTGCGCCGAGGAGACCTTCCACCACAAGCAGGGGAAGGAGGCGGTCCTCCTCTATGCCAAAGGCTCCCGGAAGCAAAGGCAGATGGTCCAGGACGCCCTGAACCGCTGGTGGTGGCCCACCCTGATGATGGCCGGCCCCCACGACACCGACTCCCCCCACACCCCCCTCCTCCTCCGCTGGGGCATCAAGACCAAGACCAACGACCAGATCCGCCAGGAGTTCCTGAACGAGCACGTCCCCGAGCTCCTGGAGGCGGGGCTTAGCATCCCCGACCCCGACCTCCGCTACGACGAGAAGACCGGGAACTGGATCCACGGCCCCATCCCTTGGGACGAGTTCTGGAAGGTGATCGGGGGGGAAGGCCCCATGAACCGGCACCGCCTCGAGGCCAGGCGTAAGGCCCACGAGGAGGGGCGCTGGGTGCGGGAGGCCATGGAGGCCTACGCCAAGAGGCGGCTCGCCCAGGCGGCGGACTAG
- a CDS encoding phenylacetic acid degradation protein, which yields MWGTEWPRFEVIKQDTERSLPQMVGSVHATDPEHALLVARHVFVRRPSAYALFVAPAEAFFHVTQEALKDPKALEGPLGEEEAYWVFAKKSHRRSMVYGDLVGRFLARSPGEAVKEALLEAQGVAFWAVPERLVAGTEPTPEVVESWFAPAREKTYRLQSYYGLVTAKEERHA from the coding sequence ATGTGGGGGACGGAGTGGCCCCGGTTTGAGGTGATCAAGCAGGACACGGAAAGGAGCCTGCCCCAGATGGTGGGCTCGGTGCACGCCACGGACCCCGAGCACGCCCTCCTCGTGGCCCGGCACGTCTTCGTGCGGAGGCCTTCGGCCTACGCCCTCTTCGTGGCCCCGGCGGAGGCCTTCTTCCACGTGACCCAGGAGGCCCTGAAGGACCCTAAGGCCCTGGAAGGACCCCTGGGGGAAGAAGAGGCCTACTGGGTCTTCGCCAAGAAGAGCCACCGCCGGAGCATGGTCTACGGGGACCTGGTGGGCCGCTTCCTGGCAAGAAGCCCAGGGGAGGCGGTGAAAGAGGCCCTCCTCGAGGCCCAGGGGGTGGCCTTCTGGGCGGTGCCGGAGAGGCTCGTGGCGGGCACCGAGCCCACGCCCGAGGTGGTGGAGAGCTGGTTCGCCCCCGCCCGGGAGAAGACCTACCGCCTGCAGAGCTATTACGGGCTCGTCACCGCCAAGGAGGAGCGCCATGCTTGA
- the paaC gene encoding 1,2-phenylacetyl-CoA epoxidase subunit PaaC, translated as MLERLLVEKLTALADDEVVLAQRLSEWVAHAPILEEDIAIANLAQDELGHAKLYLELRRELDGSDPDELVFFRDPLEYQNAVLVELPKGDWAFTMVRQYLFDLYENLWLEEARKSAYPPLAEAAERIFKEERFHLKHSALWVERLGLGTKESHARAQKALETLFPYAKQLFVPLPGEEELWAAGYVPDLNALRDRYLEEATRHLERSGLKAPEGGYVPKSRKEHTEYLWSLLAEMQSVARWDREAKAW; from the coding sequence ATGCTTGAGAGGCTCCTGGTGGAGAAGCTCACGGCCCTGGCCGACGACGAGGTGGTCCTCGCCCAGCGCCTCTCGGAGTGGGTGGCCCACGCGCCCATCCTCGAGGAGGACATCGCCATCGCCAACCTGGCCCAGGACGAGCTGGGCCACGCCAAGCTCTACCTGGAGCTTAGAAGGGAGCTGGACGGGTCCGACCCCGACGAGCTCGTCTTCTTCCGCGACCCTCTGGAGTACCAAAACGCCGTCTTGGTGGAGCTTCCCAAGGGGGACTGGGCCTTCACGATGGTCCGCCAGTACCTCTTTGACCTCTACGAGAACCTCTGGCTGGAGGAGGCAAGGAAGAGCGCCTACCCTCCCCTCGCGGAGGCGGCCGAGAGGATCTTCAAGGAGGAGCGCTTCCACCTGAAGCACTCCGCCCTCTGGGTGGAGCGCCTGGGCCTGGGCACGAAGGAAAGCCACGCCCGGGCCCAGAAGGCCCTGGAGACCCTCTTCCCCTACGCCAAGCAGCTCTTCGTGCCCTTGCCGGGGGAGGAGGAGCTTTGGGCGGCGGGGTACGTGCCGGACCTAAACGCCCTTCGGGACCGCTACCTGGAGGAGGCCACGCGCCACCTGGAGCGCTCGGGGCTTAAGGCGCCGGAAGGGGGGTACGTGCCCAAGAGCCGGAAGGAGCACACGGAGTACCTATGGTCCCTCCTCGCGGAGATGCAGTCCGTGGCCCGGTGGGACCGGGAGGCGAAGGCGTGGTAG
- the paaD gene encoding 1,2-phenylacetyl-CoA epoxidase subunit PaaD: protein MVERYWEALKGVKDPEIPVLNIVEMGMVLGVEAEGKRVKVRFRPTFSGCPAIKLIQEEIVKALKEAGAEEVEVEEARTPWSTEAMAEEARAKLLGYGVAPPLPLPMAGEDPPCPRCGSREVVLKNPFGATLCKMLYQCAACGEVFEAFKTV from the coding sequence GTGGTAGAGCGGTACTGGGAGGCCCTAAAGGGGGTGAAGGACCCGGAGATCCCCGTCCTCAACATCGTGGAGATGGGGATGGTCCTGGGGGTGGAGGCCGAGGGGAAAAGGGTCAAGGTGCGCTTCCGCCCCACCTTCTCCGGCTGCCCGGCCATCAAGCTCATCCAGGAGGAGATCGTCAAGGCCCTCAAGGAGGCGGGGGCCGAGGAGGTGGAGGTGGAGGAGGCCCGCACCCCCTGGAGCACCGAGGCCATGGCCGAGGAGGCCCGGGCGAAGCTTCTCGGCTACGGCGTCGCCCCGCCCCTTCCCCTCCCCATGGCCGGGGAGGACCCCCCCTGCCCCCGGTGCGGGAGCCGGGAGGTGGTCCTCAAGAACCCCTTCGGGGCCACCCTGTGCAAGATGCTCTACCAGTGCGCCGCTTGCGGCGAGGTCTTTGAGGCCTTTAAGACCGTCTAG
- the paaZ gene encoding phenylacetic acid degradation bifunctional protein PaaZ → MKLQSYLMGKWREGQGEGVPVRDASTGEVLARVTAEGLPVKEAVAWGREVGGKALLALGFQERGRRLRALAQYLSERKEELYRLYATTGGTRRDAWYDVDGGIGVLFAYSSLARNLPEGNLLPEDDFLPLSKDLSFQGRHVLAPKGGITVQINAFNFPVWGLLEKFAPAFLAGVPTLAKPATPTAHVAEALVRAMLESGLLPEGSLQLLVGGVGDLLDALDHRDSVFFTGSKATADRLRRHPAFLERGALFNAEADSLNPAILGEEATEEELLRLAQEIAQELAIKTGQRCTAIRRVFAPRERLKALLEATRKRLEALRLGDPREEGVDLGPLASLEQKAEVERAVAALLEAGARVYWRHPGRADGAFFPPTLLLAEDPWPEALHGVEAFGPVATFFPYGSREEAARLAAMGGGSLVATLATSDPGEARFYLLALAPHVGRLHFLNARTAASSTGHGSPLPRLLHGGPGRAGGGEELGGLLSVRRHLGRVALQADPGLLSALTGEYAKGAEKPAAIHPFRKAYEDLEVGETLTTHRRTVTEADIALFSALSWDHFYAHTDELAAKEGLFGKRVAHGYFVLSAAAGLFVDPAPGPVLANYGLEGLRFLEPVGAGDTLQVRLTVKRKRPRDERTGVVEWAAEVVNQEGKTVATYTVLTLVARKGALAKGS, encoded by the coding sequence ATGAAGCTCCAAAGTTACCTCATGGGCAAGTGGCGGGAAGGCCAGGGCGAGGGCGTGCCCGTGCGGGACGCGAGCACGGGGGAGGTCCTCGCCCGGGTCACGGCGGAGGGCCTCCCCGTGAAAGAGGCCGTGGCCTGGGGCCGGGAGGTGGGCGGAAAGGCCCTCTTGGCCCTGGGCTTCCAGGAACGGGGAAGGCGGCTTAGGGCCTTAGCCCAGTACCTCTCCGAGCGGAAGGAGGAGCTCTACCGCCTCTACGCCACCACGGGGGGGACGAGGCGGGACGCCTGGTACGACGTGGACGGGGGGATCGGGGTGCTCTTCGCCTATAGCTCCCTCGCCCGCAACCTCCCCGAGGGCAACCTCCTCCCCGAGGACGACTTCCTTCCCCTCTCCAAGGACCTCTCCTTCCAGGGGAGGCACGTCCTCGCCCCCAAAGGGGGGATCACCGTCCAGATCAACGCCTTCAACTTCCCCGTCTGGGGGCTTTTGGAGAAGTTCGCCCCCGCCTTCCTCGCGGGGGTCCCCACCCTGGCGAAGCCCGCCACCCCCACGGCCCACGTGGCCGAGGCCCTGGTGCGGGCCATGCTGGAATCGGGCCTCCTCCCGGAAGGGAGCCTCCAGCTCCTCGTGGGGGGCGTGGGGGACCTCTTGGACGCCCTGGACCACCGGGACAGCGTCTTCTTCACCGGGTCCAAGGCCACCGCCGACCGCCTCCGCCGCCACCCGGCCTTCCTGGAGCGGGGGGCCCTCTTCAACGCCGAGGCCGACTCCCTAAACCCCGCCATCCTGGGGGAGGAGGCCACGGAGGAGGAGCTTTTGCGCCTCGCCCAGGAGATCGCCCAGGAGCTTGCCATCAAGACGGGGCAGCGCTGCACCGCCATCCGCCGGGTCTTTGCGCCAAGGGAGCGCCTTAAGGCCCTCCTCGAGGCCACCCGAAAGCGCCTCGAGGCCCTAAGGCTCGGCGACCCCCGGGAGGAAGGCGTGGACCTCGGGCCTTTGGCCTCCTTGGAGCAGAAGGCGGAGGTGGAAAGGGCGGTGGCGGCCCTCCTGGAGGCGGGGGCCCGGGTCTACTGGAGGCACCCGGGGAGGGCGGACGGGGCCTTCTTCCCCCCCACCCTCCTCCTCGCCGAGGACCCCTGGCCCGAGGCCCTTCACGGGGTGGAGGCCTTCGGCCCCGTGGCCACCTTCTTCCCCTACGGAAGCCGGGAGGAGGCGGCGAGGCTTGCCGCCATGGGCGGGGGAAGCCTCGTGGCCACCCTCGCCACCTCCGACCCCGGGGAGGCCCGCTTTTACCTCTTGGCCCTCGCCCCCCACGTGGGGCGGCTTCACTTCCTGAACGCCCGCACCGCGGCCTCCTCCACGGGCCACGGCTCCCCCCTCCCCCGCCTGCTCCACGGCGGGCCGGGGCGGGCGGGAGGGGGCGAGGAGCTAGGGGGGCTCCTCTCCGTGAGGCGCCACCTCGGGCGGGTCGCCCTCCAGGCCGACCCCGGGCTCCTCTCCGCCCTCACCGGGGAGTACGCCAAGGGGGCGGAGAAGCCCGCCGCCATCCACCCCTTCCGCAAGGCCTACGAGGACCTCGAGGTGGGCGAGACCCTCACCACCCACCGCCGCACCGTCACCGAGGCGGACATCGCCCTCTTCTCCGCCCTTTCCTGGGACCACTTCTACGCCCACACGGACGAGCTCGCCGCCAAGGAGGGCCTCTTCGGAAAGCGGGTGGCCCACGGCTACTTCGTCCTCTCCGCCGCGGCCGGCCTCTTCGTGGACCCGGCCCCGGGCCCGGTGCTCGCCAACTACGGCCTCGAGGGCCTGCGCTTCCTGGAGCCCGTGGGGGCCGGGGACACCCTCCAGGTCCGCCTCACGGTGAAGCGCAAGCGCCCCCGGGACGAGAGGACGGGCGTGGTGGAGTGGGCCGCGGAGGTGGTGAACCAGGAAGGGAAGACGGTCGCCACCTACACCGTCCTCACCCTGGTGGCCCGAAAGGGGGCCTTGGCGAAGGGTTCCTGA
- a CDS encoding thioesterase family protein produces MRPIPEGYEAVFETVVTPEMTVHFEELGPVHPVYATYWMVKHMELAGRKIILPFLEEGEEGIGSYVEARHLASALPGMRVRIVARHERTEGNRVHARVEAYNELGDLIGVGRTEQVILPKAKVEALFRRLKERWEAERSPS; encoded by the coding sequence ATGCGTCCCATCCCCGAAGGCTACGAGGCGGTCTTTGAGACCGTGGTCACCCCCGAGATGACGGTGCACTTTGAGGAGCTGGGCCCCGTCCACCCCGTCTACGCCACCTACTGGATGGTCAAGCACATGGAGCTCGCCGGGCGCAAGATCATCCTCCCCTTTCTGGAGGAGGGGGAGGAGGGGATCGGGAGCTACGTGGAGGCCCGGCACCTGGCCTCGGCCCTTCCCGGGATGCGGGTGAGGATCGTGGCCCGCCACGAGAGAACCGAGGGGAACCGGGTCCACGCGCGGGTGGAGGCCTACAACGAGCTTGGGGACCTCATCGGGGTGGGGCGCACGGAGCAGGTGATCCTCCCCAAGGCCAAGGTGGAGGCCCTCTTCCGGAGGCTCAAGGAGCGCTGGGAGGCGGAGCGGTCGCCCTCGTAG
- a CDS encoding phenylacetate--CoA ligase has translation MYQPELETLPREKLRALQEERLRRVVAYVYERVPFYRRLLDEAGVDPKRFRGLQDLPKLPFTKKTDLRDHYPFGLFAVPREEVARIHASSGTTGKPTVVGYTRADLKVFAEVVARSLAAAGARPGMMLHNAYGYGLFTGGLGLHGGAEALGMTVVPVSGGMTERQVMLIQDFRPEVISCTPSYAQTLAEEFRKRGISPEELSLEYAVLGAEPWTEAIRKQVDEGLGVRSTNIYGLSEIIGPGVSNECVEERQGSHIWEDHFLPEVVDPETGEPLPEGKVGVLVFTTLTKEAMPLLRYWTGDLTFLTYEACTCGRTHVRMGPILGRTDDMLIIRGVNVYPTQVEAVLLDIPEVEPYYQIVVRREGTLDEAELKVEVSEAFFREIGQKALSDEVVEADHRLHALRERIARKIKDNIGVTMKVTLLPPGQAPRSEGGKLRRVLDLRK, from the coding sequence ATGTACCAGCCGGAACTGGAAACCCTGCCCAGGGAGAAGCTTAGGGCGCTTCAGGAAGAAAGGCTTCGCCGCGTGGTGGCCTACGTCTACGAGCGGGTTCCCTTCTACCGGAGGCTACTTGACGAGGCCGGGGTGGACCCCAAGCGGTTTAGGGGCCTTCAGGACCTCCCCAAACTCCCCTTCACCAAGAAGACGGACCTCCGCGACCACTACCCCTTCGGCCTCTTCGCCGTGCCCCGGGAGGAGGTGGCGAGGATCCACGCCTCTAGCGGCACCACCGGCAAGCCCACCGTGGTGGGCTACACCAGGGCCGACCTCAAGGTCTTCGCCGAGGTGGTGGCCCGCTCCTTGGCCGCGGCCGGGGCGAGGCCCGGGATGATGCTCCACAACGCCTACGGCTACGGCCTCTTCACCGGGGGCCTCGGCCTCCACGGAGGGGCGGAGGCCTTGGGGATGACGGTGGTGCCGGTCTCCGGGGGGATGACGGAAAGGCAGGTGATGCTCATCCAGGACTTCCGCCCCGAGGTGATCTCCTGCACCCCCTCCTACGCCCAGACCCTGGCGGAGGAGTTCCGAAAGCGGGGGATCTCCCCGGAGGAGCTCTCCCTGGAGTACGCCGTCCTGGGCGCCGAGCCCTGGACCGAGGCCATCAGGAAGCAGGTGGACGAGGGCCTTGGGGTGAGGAGCACCAACATCTACGGCCTCTCCGAGATCATCGGCCCCGGGGTTTCCAACGAGTGCGTGGAGGAGCGCCAGGGAAGCCACATCTGGGAGGACCACTTCCTGCCCGAGGTGGTGGACCCGGAAACCGGGGAGCCCCTCCCCGAGGGGAAGGTGGGGGTTCTGGTCTTCACCACCCTCACCAAAGAGGCCATGCCCCTCCTCCGCTACTGGACCGGGGACCTCACCTTCCTCACCTACGAGGCCTGCACCTGCGGCCGCACCCACGTGCGCATGGGGCCCATCCTCGGCCGCACCGACGACATGCTCATCATCCGGGGGGTGAACGTCTACCCCACCCAGGTGGAGGCGGTCCTTCTGGACATCCCCGAGGTGGAGCCCTACTACCAGATCGTGGTGCGGCGGGAGGGCACCCTGGACGAGGCCGAGCTCAAGGTGGAGGTCTCCGAGGCCTTCTTCCGGGAGATCGGCCAGAAGGCCCTCTCCGACGAGGTGGTGGAGGCGGACCACCGGCTCCACGCCCTAAGGGAGCGGATCGCCCGCAAGATCAAGGACAACATCGGCGTCACCATGAAGGTCACCCTCCTCCCCCCGGGCCAGGCCCCAAGGAGCGAGGGGGGGAAGCTCAGGCGGGTCCTGGACTTGAGGAAGTGA
- the paaI gene encoding hydroxyphenylacetyl-CoA thioesterase PaaI, producing MRDPFMEALGLKVLRLGPGEAVVAGEVGEAHLNLHGTAHGGFLYALADSAFALASNSRGPAVALSCRMDYFRPLGTGARVEARAVEVNLSRRTATYRVEVVSEGKLVALFTGTVFRLGGDGDDVPAGTGNPAQGEA from the coding sequence ATGAGGGACCCCTTCATGGAGGCCTTGGGCCTAAAGGTCCTCCGCCTCGGCCCGGGGGAGGCGGTGGTGGCGGGGGAGGTGGGGGAAGCCCACCTGAACCTCCACGGCACCGCCCACGGGGGCTTCCTCTACGCCCTGGCGGACAGCGCCTTCGCCCTGGCCAGCAACTCCCGGGGACCCGCCGTGGCCCTCTCCTGCCGCATGGACTACTTCCGGCCCCTTGGGACAGGGGCGAGGGTGGAGGCGAGGGCGGTGGAGGTGAACCTCTCCCGGCGCACGGCCACCTACCGGGTGGAGGTGGTCTCCGAAGGGAAACTCGTGGCCCTCTTCACGGGAACGGTCTTTCGCTTGGGAGGTGATGGGGATGATGTACCAGCCGGAACTGGAAACCCTGCCCAGGGAGAAGCTTAG
- a CDS encoding ABC transporter ATP-binding protein yields MSPLAVRDLTVRYGALEAARGVSFALEEGEALALIGPNGAGKTSVLKGILGLARAEGEVRLGGKPLPHRTPEALLQRGVVLVPEGRALFPGLSVEDNLLLGGFARFRRGEDLRADLKRVYALFPRLEERRRQPAGTLSGGEQQMLAIGRALMARPRLLLLDEPSLGLAPLVVQEIFRTLAALKGEGVTLLLVEQNAKMALSLADRGVVLEAGEVALSGRAEELKANPRVVEAYLGAAREVEGG; encoded by the coding sequence ATGAGCCCCCTGGCCGTGCGGGACCTCACGGTGCGCTACGGGGCCCTGGAGGCCGCGCGCGGGGTCTCCTTCGCCCTGGAGGAGGGGGAGGCCTTGGCCCTCATCGGCCCCAACGGGGCGGGGAAGACGAGCGTCCTCAAGGGGATCCTCGGCCTCGCCCGGGCCGAGGGGGAGGTGCGCCTTGGGGGAAAGCCCCTCCCCCACAGGACCCCCGAGGCCCTCCTCCAGCGGGGCGTGGTCCTCGTCCCCGAAGGGCGGGCCCTCTTCCCTGGGCTATCCGTGGAGGACAACCTCCTCCTCGGGGGCTTCGCCCGCTTTAGGAGGGGAGAGGACCTCAGGGCGGACCTCAAGCGGGTCTACGCCCTTTTCCCCCGCCTGGAGGAAAGGCGGCGCCAGCCCGCGGGAACCCTCTCCGGCGGAGAGCAGCAGATGCTCGCCATCGGCCGGGCCCTCATGGCCAGGCCCCGCCTCCTCCTCCTGGACGAGCCCTCCTTGGGCCTCGCCCCCCTCGTCGTCCAGGAGATCTTCCGCACCCTGGCCGCCCTCAAGGGGGAGGGGGTGACCCTTCTCCTCGTGGAGCAGAACGCCAAGATGGCCCTCTCCCTGGCGGACCGGGGGGTGGTCCTGGAGGCGGGGGAGGTGGCCCTTTCGGGGCGGGCCGAGGAGCTTAAGGCCAACCCCCGGGTGGTGGAGGCCTACCTGGGGGCGGCGCGGGAGGTGGAAGGGGGATGA